The following are from one region of the Bradyrhizobium sediminis genome:
- a CDS encoding MFS transporter has protein sequence MTEPPKRSMFAGDGVAAPLRHAVFRRIWLASLLSNLGLLIQGVGAAWAMTQMTSSADKVALVQTALMLPIMLISMPAGAIADMYDRRVVALVSLSIALVGATALAAMAWLGLVTPNVLLLFCFIVGSGMALFGPAWQSSVSEQVPAENLPAAVALNGISYNIARSFGPAIGGVIVATAGAVAAFAVNAVLYLPLLIVLFLWRRVSEPSRLPRERLNRAMISGVRYIANSPSIRIVLVRTLVTGVIGGSVMALMPLIARDLLHGGAQTYGIMLGAFGMGAVIGALNIGELRKRMSGEAAIRACTLSMAGAITAVALSRQPVLTAVALVVAGAVWMAAVALFNIGVQLSAPRWVAGRSLAAFQASIAGGIAIGSWGWGHLTDLAGVETALLVSAAMMSVSPLLGLWLRMPPVGARNEDAEVLADPEVRLSLTGRSGPLVVEIEYRVAQDNARAFHNVMQEVQLSRQRNGAYGWSIARDIADPELWTERYHCPTWLDYLRQRSRSTQSERALHQQAMDFHLGPGPVRVRRMLERPFGSVRWKEDTPDRAANEVLPVATAAGGST, from the coding sequence ATGACGGAACCGCCAAAACGCTCGATGTTTGCTGGGGACGGCGTGGCGGCCCCGCTGCGGCATGCGGTGTTCCGGCGGATCTGGCTCGCCAGCCTGCTTTCCAATCTGGGCCTCCTGATCCAGGGCGTCGGCGCCGCCTGGGCGATGACGCAGATGACGTCGTCGGCCGACAAGGTCGCGCTGGTGCAGACCGCCCTGATGCTGCCGATCATGCTGATCTCGATGCCGGCCGGCGCCATCGCCGACATGTATGACCGGCGGGTCGTGGCGCTGGTTTCGCTTTCGATCGCATTGGTCGGCGCGACCGCGCTGGCGGCAATGGCGTGGCTCGGTCTGGTCACGCCGAACGTTCTTCTCCTTTTCTGTTTCATCGTCGGCAGCGGCATGGCGCTGTTCGGACCGGCGTGGCAATCTTCGGTTAGCGAACAGGTGCCGGCGGAGAATTTGCCTGCCGCGGTGGCGCTGAACGGCATCAGCTACAACATCGCGCGAAGTTTTGGTCCGGCCATCGGCGGCGTTATCGTCGCCACCGCGGGCGCGGTCGCGGCTTTCGCCGTCAATGCGGTGCTCTATCTTCCGCTTCTCATCGTGCTGTTTCTCTGGCGGCGCGTCAGCGAACCGTCGAGGCTTCCCCGCGAGCGTCTCAATCGCGCGATGATCTCGGGTGTCCGCTATATCGCCAACTCTCCCTCGATCCGCATCGTGCTGGTACGCACGCTGGTGACGGGCGTGATCGGCGGCTCGGTGATGGCGCTGATGCCGCTGATCGCCCGCGATCTCCTGCATGGCGGCGCGCAAACCTACGGGATCATGCTCGGCGCCTTCGGCATGGGGGCGGTGATCGGCGCGCTCAATATCGGTGAACTGCGCAAGCGGATGAGCGGCGAGGCCGCCATCCGCGCCTGCACGCTTTCGATGGCGGGCGCCATCACCGCGGTCGCGTTGAGCCGGCAACCGGTGCTGACGGCGGTCGCGCTGGTGGTCGCCGGCGCGGTCTGGATGGCGGCAGTTGCTTTGTTCAATATCGGCGTACAGCTCTCCGCCCCGCGCTGGGTCGCAGGCCGCTCGCTGGCGGCATTCCAGGCCTCGATTGCCGGCGGCATCGCGATCGGGAGCTGGGGCTGGGGACATCTGACCGACTTGGCCGGCGTGGAAACCGCGCTGCTGGTTTCCGCCGCGATGATGTCTGTCTCGCCGCTGCTCGGCCTGTGGCTGCGCATGCCGCCGGTCGGCGCGCGCAACGAGGATGCGGAGGTTCTCGCCGACCCCGAAGTGCGGCTGTCGCTGACCGGGCGCAGCGGGCCTTTGGTCGTCGAGATCGAATACCGCGTCGCCCAGGACAACGCCCGCGCCTTCCACAATGTGATGCAGGAAGTCCAGCTCAGCCGCCAGCGCAACGGCGCCTATGGCTGGTCGATCGCGCGCGACATCGCCGATCCGGAATTGTGGACCGAGCGCTATCACTGCCCGACCTGGCTCGATTATCTGCGTCAGCGCAGCCGCTCGACCCAATCCGAACGCGCGCTGCACCAGCAGGCGATGGATTTTCACCTCGGACCGGGTCCGGTGCGCGTCCGCCGCATGCTGGAGCGGCCATTCGGATCGGTGCGCTGGAAGGAAGACACGCCCGACCGCGCCGCGAACGAGGTGTTGCCGGTCGCGACGGCGGCGGGCGGCAGTACCTGA
- a CDS encoding polysaccharide deacetylase family protein — MRNALGLMLASVVSAVVIAAVWFWTSSPKADAAPPQTVNARKAEPLPVAAAKPSRPREDVEVTAALSAPVPAKPAAPVQQKTTCANPDALGVSRVVVVDTTGGPGFGFQQFKQLDFLTDKEVVLTFDDGPWPTTPSVLKSLAEECTKATFFPVGKHSTYHPEILKQVAAAGHTVGSHTWSHAHLDSKKLTEQQVKEEVEKGFSAIKMALGAAPAPFFRFPGLQHTPASVDYLGSRNIAIFSCDVDSFDFRAKDPAQIVNTVMTKLEKQGKGIILMHDLQKHTAAALPTLLRRLKAGGYKVVQMKAKVQLETMAEYDAVLVKDMKLPAVSSRPVSSVVQTVTE, encoded by the coding sequence ATGCGTAATGCGTTAGGCCTGATGCTGGCGAGTGTTGTTTCAGCTGTTGTCATTGCTGCCGTGTGGTTCTGGACCTCTTCGCCGAAGGCGGATGCGGCACCTCCCCAAACCGTCAATGCCCGGAAGGCCGAGCCGCTTCCCGTCGCCGCCGCCAAGCCAAGCCGGCCGCGCGAGGACGTTGAGGTCACCGCCGCCCTCTCGGCCCCGGTTCCCGCCAAGCCTGCCGCGCCGGTGCAGCAAAAGACCACCTGCGCCAATCCGGATGCGCTCGGCGTCAGCCGCGTCGTGGTCGTCGACACCACAGGCGGTCCGGGCTTCGGCTTCCAGCAATTCAAGCAGCTCGACTTTCTGACCGACAAGGAAGTGGTGCTGACATTCGACGACGGCCCGTGGCCGACCACCCCCTCGGTGCTGAAGTCGCTGGCCGAGGAATGCACCAAGGCAACGTTTTTCCCGGTCGGCAAGCACTCCACCTATCATCCGGAAATTCTCAAGCAGGTCGCCGCCGCCGGTCACACCGTCGGCTCCCACACCTGGTCGCATGCGCATCTCGACAGCAAGAAGCTGACCGAGCAGCAGGTCAAGGAAGAGGTCGAAAAGGGTTTCAGCGCGATCAAGATGGCGCTGGGCGCAGCGCCCGCACCGTTCTTCCGCTTTCCGGGACTGCAGCACACGCCGGCCTCGGTGGACTATCTCGGTTCGCGCAATATCGCGATCTTCTCCTGCGACGTCGACTCCTTCGACTTCAGGGCCAAGGACCCGGCGCAGATCGTCAACACCGTGATGACCAAGCTCGAAAAGCAAGGCAAGGGCATCATCCTGATGCACGATCTGCAGAAGCACACCGCTGCAGCCCTGCCCACGCTGTTGCGGCGGCTGAAGGCCGGCGGCTACAAGGTCGTGCAGATGAAAGCCAAAGTGCAGCTCGAAACCATGGCCGAATACGACGCGGTCCTGGTCAAGGACATGAAGCTGCCGGCCGTCTCCAGCCGTCCGGTCAGCAGCGTGGTGCAGACCGTTACGGAATAG
- a CDS encoding cytochrome P450 encodes MSIAEAWDTPVAHRPLVPPSPPRAPDTMTVFGRMMAMRESVIGTWGQRAYEEDIICGRFFGRSSFILNTPDSIRHVLVDNYENYVRTPAAIRVLRPVLGEGLLIAEGRAWKHQRRTLAPAFTPRAVATLVPHMVAATDETIAKLQAASAGPVDLREAMQRMTLEIAGRTMFSFGMDRHGAALRDFVMEYGERLARPHFLDLLLPLSWPSPQDFSRARFRKRWTRFVAMLMAERRAAGKNEGAPPRDLFDLMTAARDPETGEAFTDEQLGDQVATMILAGHETTATALFWSLYLLALDPDTQEQLAAEVKGADVSDASDVERLKFTRAVVDETMRLYPPAFLIARAAAVPDTIAGMPVKKNDVVLIAPWLLHRHEKLWRDPNAFIPSRFMPPAPPPDRFAYLPFGVGARVCIGSHFALVEATLALAKIIATFKVELVDQAPVMPIGVVTTQPDRSPMFRITRR; translated from the coding sequence GTGAGCATAGCCGAAGCTTGGGACACGCCCGTTGCGCATCGGCCGCTGGTGCCGCCGAGCCCGCCGCGTGCGCCCGACACCATGACCGTATTCGGGCGGATGATGGCGATGCGCGAGAGCGTGATCGGCACCTGGGGGCAGCGCGCCTATGAAGAGGACATCATCTGCGGCCGCTTCTTCGGGCGCTCCAGCTTCATTCTCAATACGCCGGATTCGATCCGCCATGTGCTGGTCGACAATTACGAAAATTACGTGCGCACGCCGGCCGCGATCCGGGTGCTGCGTCCGGTGCTGGGCGAAGGCTTGCTGATCGCCGAAGGCCGCGCCTGGAAGCATCAGCGCAGAACGCTGGCGCCGGCCTTTACGCCGCGCGCAGTCGCAACGCTGGTTCCGCACATGGTAGCGGCAACCGACGAGACCATCGCAAAACTTCAGGCGGCCAGCGCGGGGCCGGTCGATCTGCGCGAGGCGATGCAGCGGATGACGCTCGAGATCGCCGGGCGCACGATGTTTTCGTTCGGGATGGATCGCCACGGCGCGGCGTTGCGCGATTTCGTGATGGAATATGGCGAGCGGCTGGCGCGGCCGCATTTTCTCGACCTGCTGCTGCCGCTGAGCTGGCCGAGCCCGCAGGATTTCTCCCGCGCCCGGTTCCGCAAGCGATGGACGCGTTTCGTCGCCATGCTGATGGCGGAACGCCGGGCCGCCGGCAAGAACGAAGGCGCCCCGCCGCGCGACCTGTTCGACCTGATGACTGCCGCGCGCGATCCCGAGACCGGCGAAGCCTTCACCGACGAGCAGTTGGGGGATCAGGTGGCGACGATGATTCTCGCCGGCCACGAGACCACCGCCACCGCCCTGTTCTGGTCGCTGTATCTGCTGGCGCTCGATCCGGACACGCAGGAGCAACTGGCCGCCGAAGTCAAAGGCGCTGATGTCAGCGACGCGTCCGATGTCGAGCGGCTGAAATTTACCCGCGCGGTGGTCGACGAGACCATGCGGCTCTATCCGCCGGCGTTCCTGATCGCACGCGCCGCCGCTGTGCCGGACACCATCGCGGGCATGCCGGTGAAGAAGAACGATGTGGTCCTGATCGCGCCATGGCTGCTGCACCGGCACGAAAAGCTCTGGCGCGATCCGAACGCCTTCATCCCGTCCCGTTTCATGCCGCCTGCGCCACCGCCCGATCGCTTTGCCTATCTGCCGTTCGGCGTCGGCGCCCGGGTCTGCATCGGCTCGCATTTTGCGCTGGTCGAAGCCACCCTGGCGCTGGCCAAGATCATCGCCACGTTCAAGGTCGAGCTTGTCGACCAGGCGCCGGTGATGCCGATCGGCGTGGTGACGACGCAGCCCGACCGCTCGCCGATGTTCCGCATCACGCGTCGGTGA
- a CDS encoding hydrolase, producing MGISRRTLLKGASVLPLAAGHFGFSAFAQTARAASGAAQVPPILFLHGNGDHAALWITTLWRMESNGVPRDRMLAINFTDPLARTDDKVEQPNRSSTEDQRRELGEAIKELKRRTGAPRVALVGNSRGGNPIRNYIKNGGGADVSHAVLCGVPNHGVYDWEQNLGNEFNGRGAFLRGLNDGDSEVTPDTAFLTLRSDGIDKYAQADGRFVGKPGTPTGVTPEGPELKGATNLVLGAIDHRETAFHPRAFREIFKFIAGREPDRIAIALEAEVRLSGLVTGTPGGVQTNRPVPGATVEVHRVSPDTGERLGGPLHSSQTGADGRWGPAKVDPSWNLEIVLVSAGSTTTHFYRSPFPRSSDVVHLRAARPLGPADAGAGAVVLMSRPRGYLGLPRDVVLFDGKQPADVKPGVPTDSVATLRLPAAEAGRAVAAQFNEERIVARAWPASENRIALAEFTY from the coding sequence ATGGGCATATCGCGGCGGACACTACTGAAAGGGGCCAGCGTGCTGCCCCTGGCAGCCGGCCATTTCGGGTTTTCAGCTTTTGCGCAAACGGCGCGGGCTGCCTCGGGCGCGGCGCAGGTTCCGCCCATCCTGTTCCTGCATGGCAATGGCGACCATGCCGCGCTGTGGATCACCACGCTGTGGCGGATGGAATCGAACGGTGTTCCGCGCGACCGGATGCTGGCGATCAATTTCACCGATCCGCTGGCGCGAACCGACGACAAGGTCGAGCAACCGAATCGCTCGTCCACGGAAGACCAGCGCCGCGAACTCGGCGAGGCGATCAAGGAATTGAAACGCCGCACCGGTGCGCCGCGGGTGGCGCTGGTCGGCAATTCGCGCGGCGGCAATCCGATCCGCAATTATATCAAGAACGGCGGTGGCGCCGATGTCAGCCACGCCGTGCTGTGCGGCGTTCCCAATCACGGCGTCTATGACTGGGAGCAGAACCTCGGCAACGAGTTCAACGGCCGCGGTGCGTTCCTGCGCGGGTTGAACGACGGCGACAGCGAAGTGACGCCGGACACCGCGTTCCTGACGCTGCGCAGCGACGGCATCGACAAATATGCGCAAGCCGATGGCCGCTTCGTCGGCAAGCCGGGCACGCCGACCGGCGTGACCCCGGAGGGTCCGGAGCTGAAAGGCGCCACCAATCTCGTGCTCGGCGCGATCGATCATCGCGAGACGGCGTTTCATCCGCGTGCATTCCGCGAGATATTCAAGTTCATCGCCGGCCGCGAGCCGGACCGGATCGCGATTGCACTGGAAGCGGAGGTCAGACTGAGCGGACTGGTCACGGGTACGCCCGGCGGCGTGCAAACCAACCGCCCGGTGCCGGGCGCGACGGTCGAAGTGCATCGCGTATCGCCCGACACCGGCGAGCGCCTGGGCGGCCCGCTCCATTCGTCGCAAACCGGCGCGGACGGGCGCTGGGGGCCGGCCAAAGTCGACCCGTCCTGGAACCTCGAGATCGTGCTCGTCTCAGCCGGTTCGACCACCACGCATTTCTACCGTTCACCGTTTCCGCGCTCTTCCGACGTCGTGCATTTGCGCGCCGCCCGGCCGCTGGGGCCGGCCGACGCGGGGGCGGGCGCGGTTGTTTTGATGTCGCGGCCGCGCGGCTATCTGGGCTTGCCGCGCGATGTGGTGCTGTTCGACGGCAAGCAACCGGCGGATGTGAAGCCGGGCGTGCCGACCGACTCGGTCGCTACATTGCGGCTTCCGGCCGCGGAGGCCGGGCGTGCCGTTGCCGCGCAGTTCAACGAGGAGCGGATCGTCGCGCGGGCGTGGCCGGCATCGGAAAACAGGATTGCGCTCGCCGAGTTCACTTACTAG